Proteins encoded by one window of Halomonas sp. SH5A2:
- the murD gene encoding UDP-N-acetylmuramoyl-L-alanine--D-glutamate ligase, which translates to MVHVPPGITLVVGLGISGRAICRHLARQGVPFMVADTREEPPEMAAFYSAHPDVSVHCGPLEALDIEAAEEVVVSPGVDPHHPTLAPLAAQVNPRTGDPRLVGEMALFVRATSAPIAAITGSNAKSSVTTLLGQMALASGVNAAVGGNLGTPALDLLAQQPDAELFILELSSFQLETTPRLGAAVAAFLNLSADHLDRHGDMQGYCRAKQAIFRGAQHAVVNADDPLTFPNDPVAELTRFGNQPPSGRDFGLSMEQGRLTLMKGKTPWLAADQLAMVGQHHYVNGLAALAMGDALGLDQAAMCEALKVFKGLPHRSELIAELDGVKWVNDSKGTNVGATLAAIEGIGANLKGRLILLAGGVGKGADFSPLAAPLSANARCVILFGQDALRLEDALTDHVETRLVADLEHAMQEAYALAKPGDCVLLSPACASLDQFVNYQARGDAFRHWVEQKARFASEATS; encoded by the coding sequence TATGCCGCCACTTGGCGCGACAGGGCGTGCCGTTTATGGTGGCGGATACCCGCGAGGAACCACCCGAAATGGCAGCGTTCTACAGCGCCCATCCTGACGTTAGCGTCCATTGTGGCCCCCTCGAGGCCCTGGATATTGAAGCGGCGGAGGAAGTCGTGGTGAGCCCGGGTGTCGATCCCCATCATCCGACGTTAGCGCCGCTGGCGGCGCAGGTTAATCCACGCACTGGCGACCCCCGCCTGGTAGGCGAAATGGCCCTTTTTGTGCGTGCCACGTCGGCGCCCATTGCCGCGATTACCGGCTCGAATGCCAAATCAAGTGTGACAACCCTGCTCGGTCAGATGGCCCTGGCGTCGGGTGTCAACGCCGCTGTTGGCGGTAATCTCGGCACTCCGGCACTGGATCTATTGGCTCAACAGCCTGACGCTGAGCTGTTTATCCTCGAACTTTCCAGTTTTCAGCTCGAAACCACCCCCCGCCTTGGGGCAGCGGTAGCCGCGTTTTTAAACTTATCTGCAGATCACCTGGATCGACACGGCGACATGCAAGGCTATTGTCGTGCCAAGCAAGCTATTTTTCGGGGTGCACAGCACGCTGTCGTCAATGCCGACGACCCGTTGACGTTTCCCAACGACCCGGTTGCCGAGCTGACTCGCTTTGGCAATCAGCCGCCAAGCGGTCGTGATTTCGGGTTGTCGATGGAGCAGGGGCGGTTAACCCTGATGAAGGGTAAAACGCCTTGGCTTGCCGCCGATCAGTTGGCAATGGTAGGTCAGCATCACTATGTTAACGGGTTGGCCGCTCTGGCCATGGGGGACGCATTGGGTTTAGACCAAGCGGCCATGTGCGAGGCATTAAAGGTATTTAAAGGGTTGCCCCATCGCAGCGAGCTCATCGCCGAACTCGACGGCGTAAAATGGGTGAACGACAGCAAGGGTACCAATGTGGGAGCGACCCTTGCGGCCATTGAAGGCATTGGCGCCAACTTGAAAGGTCGGTTGATATTGCTGGCAGGCGGGGTAGGCAAAGGGGCCGATTTTTCTCCCCTGGCGGCGCCGTTAAGCGCCAACGCACGTTGCGTTATCTTGTTCGGCCAGGATGCATTGCGTCTGGAAGATGCGTTGACTGATCACGTCGAGACGCGCCTGGTGGCGGACCTGGAGCATGCTATGCAAGAAGCATATGCGCTTGCAAAACCCGGGGACTGCGTGCTGTTGTCGCCGGCCTGTGCGAGTCTGGACCAATTCGTTAATTACCAGGCAAGAGGCGATGCCTTTCGTCACTGGGTAGAGCAAAAAGCACGATTCGCCAGCGAGGCAACGTCATGA
- the ftsW gene encoding putative lipid II flippase FtsW, whose product MKRLQDLRQKMSTQGAPCDVWLIVVAVALAGFGWVMVSSASIGLVDNSYHYVQQHGVFLLLGIAACLVMLCLPLEVWRQNASLILLANIFLLLLVLFIGQEINGSKRWIALPGPLPSLQVSELAKIGLILYMAAFMSRFTYDLRRKPFSMWRPLAVLAVPAGLLFLAPDFGGMVVFTACVIGMLMMAGASLTLLIGSGSLLATGAVMMVALEPYRLARWTSFLDPWADQFATGYQLTQALIAFGRGHVTGTGLGNSVQKLHYLPEAHTDFIFAVVAEELGMLGAITVVVLFTLLIARAMLVGRRAELSGHLFGAYVSYGIGFIIAAQAFINMAVSSGLLPTKGLTLPLMSYGGSSLLVTGVMIGLLLRTDVETRQQPKRASTPYRPRREPRFS is encoded by the coding sequence ATGAAGCGACTACAGGATCTACGCCAGAAAATGTCGACCCAAGGGGCGCCCTGTGATGTCTGGTTGATCGTGGTGGCGGTGGCTCTGGCGGGTTTCGGCTGGGTGATGGTAAGTTCTGCCTCTATCGGGTTGGTCGATAACAGTTATCATTATGTACAACAGCATGGTGTGTTCTTGCTGCTCGGCATAGCAGCATGCCTGGTGATGTTGTGTCTTCCGCTAGAGGTCTGGCGTCAAAACGCCAGCTTGATTCTGCTTGCCAATATCTTTCTGCTGTTGCTGGTGCTGTTCATCGGACAGGAGATCAATGGCAGCAAACGCTGGATTGCGCTGCCCGGTCCATTGCCGAGCCTGCAAGTGTCCGAGCTCGCCAAGATTGGCCTGATTCTCTATATGGCGGCTTTTATGTCGCGTTTCACTTACGACCTCAGGCGCAAGCCCTTCAGCATGTGGCGGCCTCTAGCGGTATTGGCCGTGCCGGCCGGGCTATTATTTCTGGCGCCCGATTTTGGCGGCATGGTGGTGTTCACGGCGTGCGTGATTGGCATGCTGATGATGGCGGGGGCGTCGCTAACCTTATTGATCGGTAGTGGCAGCCTGTTGGCAACGGGTGCCGTGATGATGGTGGCGCTTGAACCCTACCGGCTGGCTCGCTGGACCAGTTTTTTGGACCCTTGGGCCGATCAGTTTGCGACAGGGTATCAGTTGACCCAGGCGCTGATTGCCTTTGGTCGCGGTCATGTCACCGGTACCGGGCTTGGCAACAGCGTGCAGAAGTTGCATTACCTCCCCGAGGCGCATACCGATTTTATTTTTGCAGTGGTTGCCGAAGAGTTGGGGATGTTGGGTGCCATCACGGTGGTGGTGTTATTTACGCTGTTGATTGCCCGGGCCATGTTGGTGGGGCGTCGAGCTGAGCTTTCAGGGCATCTGTTCGGCGCTTATGTCAGCTATGGTATTGGCTTCATTATTGCGGCTCAGGCATTTATCAACATGGCGGTAAGCTCTGGGCTGCTGCCAACCAAAGGGTTGACGCTGCCACTGATGAGCTATGGTGGTTCCAGCTTGCTGGTCACCGGCGTCATGATAGGTTTGTTGTTACGCACCGACGTGGAAACCCGTCAACAGCCCAAACGTGCCTCGACGCCTTATCGCCCGCGTCGTGAACCACGCTTCTCATAA
- the murG gene encoding undecaprenyldiphospho-muramoylpentapeptide beta-N-acetylglucosaminyltransferase: protein MAGGTGGHVMPALSLARALMAQGVEVEWLGSPKGIENRLVPDAGITLHTIAISGLRGNGLAGWLQAPLNLSRAVHHSRRVMAEFKPQVVVGLGGFASGPGGLAARTLGIPLVIHEQNAVAGLTNRVLSRLATRTYAAFPQAFGQRAEVIGNPVRDDIASLGDHPRDSATMAARPLRLLVVGGSLGAVALNERLPRAIASLATSQRPDIWHQAGKARDADTAALYAEQDVEARVEPFIDDMAAAYDWADLVVCRAGALTVAELAAAAKPALLVPFPFAVDDHQRINAQVLVEAKAALCIVQSELTAERLNHELANLLTPDTLAAMAANARQAAYLEATQRLADGCLAVIPQGETV, encoded by the coding sequence ATGGCAGGAGGAACCGGGGGCCACGTGATGCCTGCTTTATCGTTGGCGCGGGCCCTGATGGCTCAAGGTGTCGAGGTTGAGTGGCTGGGTAGTCCGAAAGGTATTGAAAACCGGCTGGTGCCCGACGCGGGGATCACCCTGCATACCATTGCCATTTCAGGGCTGCGCGGCAACGGCTTGGCAGGGTGGCTGCAGGCCCCGTTGAACCTGAGTCGCGCGGTGCATCACTCCCGCCGTGTCATGGCAGAATTCAAACCTCAGGTTGTGGTTGGGTTGGGTGGCTTTGCCAGTGGCCCTGGCGGCCTGGCCGCCAGAACATTGGGCATTCCACTGGTGATTCATGAGCAGAACGCCGTGGCTGGATTGACGAACAGGGTGCTGTCGCGCCTTGCCACCCGCACCTATGCGGCTTTTCCGCAGGCCTTTGGTCAACGGGCGGAAGTGATTGGTAATCCGGTCCGCGACGATATTGCCAGCTTGGGCGATCATCCGCGCGATTCGGCGACCATGGCAGCTCGGCCTCTGCGCTTGCTGGTCGTCGGTGGTTCACTGGGTGCTGTTGCCCTTAATGAGCGTCTGCCCCGAGCGATCGCCAGTCTGGCGACTTCGCAGCGGCCGGATATATGGCATCAGGCCGGCAAGGCGCGGGATGCTGATACCGCGGCGCTGTATGCCGAGCAGGACGTCGAGGCTCGGGTTGAGCCTTTTATTGATGATATGGCGGCGGCTTATGACTGGGCCGATTTAGTGGTTTGCCGTGCCGGGGCATTGACCGTTGCGGAGTTGGCGGCAGCGGCCAAGCCCGCCTTGCTGGTACCTTTTCCTTTCGCGGTGGATGATCATCAACGCATCAATGCCCAGGTGCTTGTCGAGGCAAAGGCGGCGCTGTGCATCGTTCAGTCCGAGTTGACCGCCGAGCGCCTTAACCATGAATTGGCAAATTTATTAACGCCTGACACCCTGGCGGCGATGGCTGCTAATGCACGCCAGGCCGCCTACTTGGAGGCAACCCAACGCCTGGCCGACGGGTGTCTGGCTGTCATACCGCAAGGAGAGACTGTGTGA
- the murC gene encoding UDP-N-acetylmuramate--L-alanine ligase, translated as MRRIRRIHFVGIGGAGMCGIAEVLANQGYAVSGSDLKPSPVTERLSQCGVSISIGHAEEHVTGADVVVVSSAIDPTNPEIRWAHDHRVPVVRRAEMLAELMRFRHGIAVAGTHGKTTTTSLTATILAEGGLDPTFVIGGKLTSAGANARLGEGDYLVAEADESDASFLHLQPMVSIVTNIDADHMATYGGDFSRLKSTFVEFLHNLPFYGLAVLCTDDANVRELCDQVKRQFVTYGFDADADYRIIDFEQQGGEVSFTALRPGDADPLPIRLAMPGRHNALNAMAAIVVATDAGVSDAAITRALASFAGVGRRFQVHGHFPSPTGGDVMLVDDYGHHPREVDMVIQAVRAGWPERRLVMLYQPHRYSRTRDLYEDFVRVLSQVDTLVLLDVYSAGEALIPGAEGRTLAGSIRQRGEVDPLFVEHKHELPNLLSHVLRPGDILITQGAGDVGGISLRLAQAQLALNEVDL; from the coding sequence ATGCGCCGTATTCGGCGCATTCATTTTGTCGGCATCGGCGGTGCAGGTATGTGCGGCATCGCGGAGGTGCTAGCCAACCAGGGGTACGCTGTCAGCGGCAGCGATTTAAAACCTTCGCCCGTTACCGAGCGTTTGAGCCAGTGCGGTGTGAGTATATCGATTGGTCACGCCGAGGAACACGTGACGGGGGCGGATGTGGTGGTCGTATCGAGCGCCATCGATCCAACGAATCCGGAAATTCGATGGGCCCATGATCACCGCGTGCCGGTAGTGCGCCGCGCTGAAATGCTCGCCGAGCTGATGCGCTTTCGCCACGGCATCGCAGTGGCTGGCACCCACGGCAAGACCACAACCACCAGCTTGACGGCGACGATACTGGCCGAGGGCGGCCTTGACCCAACGTTTGTGATCGGTGGCAAGCTGACCAGCGCGGGTGCCAACGCAAGGCTGGGTGAGGGTGATTATCTGGTGGCCGAAGCCGATGAGTCCGATGCTTCATTTCTGCACCTGCAGCCAATGGTCTCCATCGTCACCAATATCGATGCCGACCACATGGCAACTTATGGTGGTGATTTCTCGCGCCTTAAAAGCACGTTTGTCGAATTTCTTCATAATCTGCCTTTCTACGGGCTGGCGGTGCTTTGCACTGATGACGCCAATGTGCGCGAGCTCTGTGACCAGGTGAAACGCCAGTTCGTCACCTACGGGTTCGACGCGGATGCCGACTATCGAATCATCGATTTTGAGCAGCAGGGTGGCGAGGTGTCGTTTACCGCGTTGCGCCCCGGTGATGCCGACCCGCTACCCATTCGACTGGCCATGCCCGGACGTCACAACGCGTTGAATGCGATGGCGGCGATAGTGGTGGCCACCGATGCCGGTGTCAGTGATGCGGCGATTACCCGCGCCTTGGCGAGCTTTGCAGGCGTGGGGCGTCGCTTCCAGGTGCATGGCCATTTCCCCAGCCCGACGGGCGGCGATGTCATGCTGGTGGATGATTATGGTCATCACCCACGGGAAGTGGATATGGTCATTCAGGCGGTTCGGGCAGGTTGGCCTGAGCGGCGTCTGGTGATGCTTTATCAGCCGCATCGTTACAGCCGAACGCGTGATTTATACGAGGATTTTGTCCGGGTGCTCTCCCAGGTGGACACGCTAGTGCTTTTGGACGTTTACAGCGCCGGTGAAGCGCTGATTCCCGGGGCTGAAGGCCGCACGCTGGCGGGGTCGATTCGTCAACGTGGCGAGGTCGATCCGCTATTTGTCGAGCATAAACACGAATTGCCTAACCTGCTAAGCCACGTGCTGCGGCCCGGCGACATTTTGATTACCCAGGGCGCCGGTGATGTTGGTGGTATCTCGCTGCGCCTGGCGCAAGCCCAGTTGGCGTTAAATGAGGTAGACCTGTGA
- a CDS encoding D-alanine--D-alanine ligase: MSGLNSEPLSLERVVVIYGGESAEREVSLKSGTAIIAALERQGVNVQGYDPREGGLVGLENLAPTAVFVALHGRGGEDGTLQGALELLGIPYTGSGVLASALGMDKQRTKQVWHALALPTPESIMLHADSDWAGVVAQLGLPLIVKPVHEGSTLGISIVDDQASLEAAYHDAARFDARVMAERFIQGDEYTVSLLDDQVLPAIRVEVPGGFYDYEAKYLTDTTQYHLPCGLSQEDESVLATLCQQAFAAVGGQGWGRVDVMRDGEGRFWLLEVNTVPGMTDHSLVPQSAAHAGMDFDQLVMRILQTAGQKSAP; the protein is encoded by the coding sequence GTGAGCGGACTCAACTCAGAACCCCTATCGCTTGAGCGCGTTGTCGTCATCTACGGCGGTGAGTCTGCCGAGCGTGAAGTGTCATTAAAGAGCGGTACTGCGATTATCGCGGCGCTGGAGCGTCAGGGCGTGAATGTCCAGGGCTACGACCCGCGCGAGGGCGGCTTGGTCGGCCTGGAAAATTTGGCTCCAACCGCTGTTTTTGTCGCGTTGCACGGCCGTGGCGGCGAGGACGGTACGCTGCAAGGGGCGCTTGAGCTACTGGGCATTCCCTATACGGGCAGTGGTGTCTTGGCGTCGGCACTGGGTATGGATAAGCAACGCACCAAGCAGGTATGGCATGCCCTGGCGTTGCCAACGCCGGAAAGCATCATGCTGCATGCGGATTCTGACTGGGCCGGGGTGGTCGCGCAGCTTGGCCTGCCGCTGATTGTCAAACCCGTCCATGAGGGCTCGACGCTGGGTATCAGCATTGTCGATGATCAGGCTTCTCTGGAAGCAGCCTATCATGATGCAGCCCGTTTCGACGCGCGGGTCATGGCGGAGCGGTTCATCCAAGGCGATGAGTACACGGTGAGTCTGTTAGACGATCAGGTCCTCCCCGCCATTCGCGTTGAAGTGCCGGGTGGCTTTTACGACTATGAAGCCAAATATTTAACCGATACGACGCAATATCACCTGCCGTGCGGTCTGTCGCAAGAGGATGAGTCTGTGCTGGCAACGCTTTGCCAGCAGGCGTTTGCCGCCGTGGGTGGTCAGGGCTGGGGGCGCGTTGACGTGATGCGTGACGGTGAGGGGCGCTTTTGGTTACTCGAAGTCAACACCGTGCCGGGCATGACTGACCACAGCCTTGTGCCCCAATCGGCCGCCCATGCCGGTATGGATTTTGATCAGTTAGTGATGCGTATTCTGCAAACGGCCGGTCAAAAGAGCGCCCCATGA
- a CDS encoding cell division protein FtsQ/DivIB codes for MKKRQAWLGSLMLGLLLVAGGQALWLWLDRPIERVSIRGDWDYVDADYLRTQLAPVVEDSQWLSADLGALRQQALRIGWLNEVRITREWPNALVFELVEQTPVARWNDDFLLNAEGEAFAFAPMGAPKGLPDMAGPAGSSKEVLDYYHQLTPHFAGLDLRLTQLRLEPRGAWRLQLNDSTWVMLGRRQHQVRLARLSASWQRELSRLSERIRYIDLRYPNGVAVAWHGESEFDVQEE; via the coding sequence ATGAAAAAACGCCAGGCCTGGTTGGGTAGTTTGATGTTGGGCCTGCTGTTGGTGGCAGGTGGGCAGGCGCTTTGGCTGTGGCTTGATCGTCCCATTGAACGTGTCTCCATCCGGGGCGACTGGGACTACGTCGATGCTGATTATCTACGGACCCAGTTGGCCCCTGTCGTTGAAGACAGTCAGTGGTTATCTGCCGATCTGGGGGCGTTAAGGCAACAGGCGTTGCGTATTGGTTGGTTAAATGAAGTACGCATAACGCGTGAATGGCCCAATGCGCTGGTATTTGAGTTGGTTGAGCAAACCCCGGTGGCCCGCTGGAATGACGACTTTTTGCTTAACGCAGAGGGCGAAGCCTTTGCATTTGCCCCGATGGGAGCGCCCAAGGGCCTACCCGATATGGCAGGTCCCGCCGGTAGCAGTAAAGAAGTGCTGGATTATTACCATCAATTAACCCCTCATTTCGCAGGGCTGGATTTACGTTTAACGCAGTTACGTTTAGAGCCGCGTGGCGCTTGGCGGTTACAGTTAAATGATAGCACCTGGGTTATGTTAGGGCGTCGTCAACACCAAGTGCGGTTGGCGCGTTTAAGTGCTTCCTGGCAACGGGAATTGAGTCGTTTAAGCGAACGCATCCGTTATATCGATTTGCGTTACCCCAATGGGGTCGCGGTGGCCTGGCACGGAGAAAGTGAATTTGATGTGCAAGAAGAGTAA
- the ftsA gene encoding cell division protein FtsA: MAGSPNASNMVVGLDIGTSKVVAIVGQPTDDGGIEIAGIGSHPSRGMKRGVVINIESTVQSIQRAVEEAELMAGCDIHSVYVGVAGSHIKSMNSDGVVAIKEREVTPSDIERVIDSARARAVSEGQRVLHVLPQEFSIDAQGGIREPLGMSGVRLEAQVHLVTAALNAVQNIEKCVRRCGLDVDAIILEQLASSMAVLTEDERELGVCMVDIGGGTTDMAIFTEGAIRHTAVIPIAGDQVTNDIAMALRTPTQHAEEIKVKYACALTQLAASDEMIKVPSVGDRPARDLSRQALAEVVEPRYEELFTLVRDELRRSGYEDMVAAGIVLTGGTSRMEGVGELAEEIFHMPVRIACPQNVKGLSDVVRNPIYATGVGLLHYALQESRHGHGRESQRGVIPAHKGRTDVSRRDVKDGSAALARIKGWFKGNF, from the coding sequence ATGGCAGGCTCACCCAACGCATCCAACATGGTGGTCGGGCTGGACATTGGAACGTCCAAGGTCGTCGCGATCGTCGGTCAGCCGACCGACGACGGTGGAATTGAAATTGCAGGCATTGGCTCGCATCCATCGCGGGGCATGAAGCGCGGTGTGGTCATTAATATTGAATCGACCGTGCAGTCAATCCAGCGCGCCGTTGAAGAAGCCGAATTGATGGCAGGCTGCGACATTCATTCTGTCTATGTCGGCGTCGCTGGCAGCCATATCAAATCGATGAACTCTGATGGTGTAGTGGCAATCAAAGAACGCGAAGTGACGCCCTCGGATATCGAGCGAGTGATTGATTCGGCCCGCGCGCGTGCTGTTTCAGAAGGACAGCGAGTTCTGCATGTATTGCCCCAGGAGTTTTCAATCGACGCTCAGGGCGGTATTCGCGAACCTTTGGGTATGTCGGGGGTTCGCCTTGAGGCGCAGGTTCATTTGGTAACCGCAGCGCTCAATGCGGTCCAGAACATTGAAAAGTGTGTGCGTCGCTGTGGCCTGGATGTGGATGCCATTATCCTCGAACAGTTGGCGTCCAGCATGGCAGTGTTGACGGAAGACGAGCGTGAGCTGGGTGTTTGCATGGTCGATATCGGCGGAGGAACGACCGATATGGCGATCTTCACCGAAGGGGCCATTCGCCATACGGCGGTGATTCCGATTGCTGGCGATCAGGTCACCAACGACATTGCCATGGCGTTGCGGACGCCTACACAGCACGCCGAAGAGATTAAGGTTAAGTACGCTTGCGCGCTGACTCAGTTGGCGGCGAGCGACGAAATGATCAAAGTGCCTAGCGTAGGCGACAGGCCGGCTCGGGATCTTTCCCGGCAAGCCTTGGCCGAAGTGGTTGAGCCTCGCTATGAGGAACTTTTTACGCTGGTCAGAGACGAGCTGCGTCGCAGCGGCTATGAGGACATGGTCGCTGCCGGTATTGTGCTGACGGGCGGTACGTCACGTATGGAAGGCGTGGGCGAGCTGGCAGAAGAAATCTTTCATATGCCGGTTCGTATTGCGTGTCCGCAAAATGTTAAAGGGTTGTCAGACGTAGTACGCAATCCTATCTATGCAACGGGTGTGGGTTTACTGCATTATGCATTGCAGGAATCCCGCCATGGGCATGGTCGAGAAAGTCAACGGGGAGTCATCCCTGCGCACAAGGGGCGTACTGACGTCTCCCGGCGTGACGTCAAGGATGGCAGTGCAGCGCTGGCAAGAATCAAAGGCTGGTTCAAAGGAAATTTCTGA
- the ftsZ gene encoding cell division protein FtsZ has translation MFELVDSAPSSSAVIKVVGVGGGGGNAVNHMVESNIEGVEFICANTDAQALKRVSAKTVLQLGGEITKGLGAGANPDVGRQAAMEDRERIAELLNGADMVFITAGMGGGTGTGGAPVVAQVAKELGILTVAVVTRPFPFEGPKRMRAAEEGMKELSEHVDSLITIPNEKLLSVLGKNATLLTAFSAANDVLLGAVQGIAELITSPGIINVDFADVRTVMSEMGMAMMGTGGATGENRAREAAEKAIRSPLLEDIDLHGARGILVNITAGPDLSIGEFNDVGATVQEFASQEATIVVGTSIDMEMSDELRVTVVAAGLDGGQPKAAAREPARRAAETSADYRKLQQPTVMRQQASSRAEAAESTPARPEKRRAADADDYLDIPAFLRRQAD, from the coding sequence ATGTTCGAATTGGTAGATAGCGCACCCTCGAGCAGTGCGGTCATCAAAGTGGTTGGCGTTGGCGGCGGTGGTGGCAACGCAGTAAACCACATGGTCGAAAGCAATATCGAAGGCGTTGAGTTCATCTGCGCCAACACCGACGCCCAGGCGTTAAAGCGGGTATCCGCGAAGACGGTTCTGCAGCTTGGGGGTGAAATCACCAAAGGCCTGGGGGCGGGAGCTAACCCGGATGTCGGCCGCCAGGCGGCGATGGAAGATCGTGAGCGTATCGCTGAGCTTCTCAACGGCGCTGACATGGTGTTTATCACCGCTGGCATGGGCGGTGGTACAGGTACCGGTGGCGCGCCTGTCGTCGCGCAGGTAGCCAAGGAATTGGGTATCCTGACGGTGGCGGTAGTGACGCGTCCCTTCCCGTTTGAAGGGCCTAAGCGGATGCGCGCGGCAGAAGAGGGCATGAAAGAGCTCTCGGAGCATGTGGATTCGTTGATCACCATTCCCAACGAAAAACTGCTCTCTGTTCTAGGCAAAAACGCCACCTTGTTGACCGCCTTCAGCGCTGCCAACGATGTGCTGCTGGGAGCTGTCCAGGGCATTGCCGAGCTGATTACCAGCCCGGGCATTATCAACGTCGACTTTGCCGATGTGCGCACAGTGATGTCCGAGATGGGCATGGCGATGATGGGCACTGGCGGTGCGACGGGTGAGAACCGTGCTCGCGAAGCCGCTGAAAAAGCCATTCGCAGTCCATTGCTGGAAGATATCGATCTGCATGGTGCGCGCGGCATCCTGGTCAACATCACCGCAGGTCCGGATCTTTCGATTGGCGAATTCAACGACGTGGGTGCCACAGTTCAGGAATTTGCCTCCCAGGAAGCGACGATCGTCGTGGGAACTTCCATTGATATGGAAATGTCCGACGAACTGCGCGTTACGGTAGTGGCGGCAGGCCTGGATGGTGGTCAGCCGAAAGCGGCAGCCCGTGAGCCGGCTCGCCGTGCGGCGGAAACCTCTGCAGATTATCGCAAGCTGCAACAACCGACGGTAATGCGCCAGCAGGCAAGCAGCCGTGCCGAAGCTGCCGAAAGCACGCCTGCACGCCCTGAAAAACGTCGCGCAGCGGATGCTGACGATTATCTGGACATCCCCGCGTTTCTTCGCCGCCAAGCGGATTGA
- the lpxC gene encoding UDP-3-O-acyl-N-acetylglucosamine deacetylase, producing the protein MIRQRTLQNIIRATGVGLHSGKKVHLALRPAPANTGIVFVRTDLEPMVHVPARAELVEDTKLCTALSYQGVKVATVEHLMSAFAGLGVDNAYVDVSAPEVPIMDGSASPFVFLIQSAGILEQEAAKKFIRIKRPISVTEDDKEATFLPHQGFKVSFAIDFDHPVFDQQKQTAMIDFSTTSFVKEVSRARTFGFMRDLEFLRSNNLALGGSLDNAIVVDDYRIVNEGGLRYEDEFVKHKVLDAIGDMYQLGHSLIGEFRGVKSGHALNNQLCRELLAQPDAYEIVTFEEEQAVAPISYSAPAMA; encoded by the coding sequence ATGATCAGACAACGCACCTTACAAAATATCATTCGTGCCACCGGAGTGGGTTTACACTCGGGTAAAAAAGTTCATTTGGCTTTGCGTCCGGCGCCCGCTAATACGGGGATTGTGTTTGTTAGAACGGATCTGGAGCCAATGGTCCACGTGCCTGCCCGCGCAGAGTTGGTTGAAGATACCAAACTGTGTACCGCACTCAGCTACCAGGGTGTCAAGGTAGCGACCGTTGAACACTTGATGTCGGCGTTTGCCGGGCTCGGGGTCGACAATGCTTACGTCGATGTCAGCGCGCCTGAAGTGCCTATCATGGACGGCAGTGCCAGTCCCTTTGTCTTCCTGATTCAGTCTGCAGGCATTCTGGAGCAGGAAGCGGCCAAGAAATTTATTCGCATCAAGCGGCCGATCAGCGTTACAGAAGACGATAAAGAGGCGACTTTCCTGCCCCATCAGGGCTTTAAGGTTTCATTTGCCATCGACTTTGATCACCCGGTGTTCGACCAGCAGAAGCAAACCGCAATGATCGACTTCTCGACGACATCGTTCGTTAAAGAAGTCTCCCGTGCCCGTACCTTCGGCTTTATGCGCGACCTGGAGTTTCTGCGCTCCAATAATCTGGCATTAGGCGGAAGCCTGGATAATGCCATCGTTGTTGATGACTACCGGATAGTCAATGAAGGCGGGTTGCGCTACGAAGACGAGTTCGTCAAGCACAAGGTGCTGGATGCCATTGGTGACATGTACCAGCTGGGTCATAGCCTGATTGGCGAGTTCCGTGGCGTTAAGTCGGGTCACGCATTGAACAATCAATTGTGTCGCGAGTTACTTGCTCAGCCCGATGCATATGAAATTGTCACCTTTGAAGAAGAGCAAGCCGTGGCGCCGATTTCCTACTCGGCGCCTGCCATGGCGTAG
- a CDS encoding DUF721 domain-containing protein, with the protein MSIKVKRSQAQPISRLMGKSGDIGKLMRLSTLIDQAQRHLRAHLPEAMREHIYVGGFRDGRLTLISGQAQWLTWLRYEQDRLLGLIHQLPGFEGVTGFTFKVRPVRTVQPPLRNTRSLSSSAGKTLSQCAEDTDHPALKRALERLASHAPDEPSNEEPNKKPKG; encoded by the coding sequence ATGAGTATAAAGGTTAAGCGATCTCAGGCACAGCCCATCAGCCGTCTGATGGGCAAGTCGGGCGATATCGGCAAACTTATGCGCCTCTCCACGCTTATCGATCAGGCGCAACGGCATTTGCGGGCCCACCTGCCCGAGGCAATGCGTGAGCATATTTATGTTGGCGGGTTTCGCGACGGGCGTTTGACATTGATCAGCGGCCAAGCGCAATGGCTAACCTGGCTGCGCTACGAACAGGATCGCCTGCTAGGCCTTATCCATCAGTTGCCGGGATTCGAGGGCGTCACCGGGTTTACCTTCAAGGTGCGTCCTGTAAGGACCGTCCAGCCACCTTTACGCAACACCCGTTCTCTGTCGAGCTCAGCGGGCAAAACACTCAGCCAATGTGCCGAAGATACCGACCACCCCGCCCTCAAACGAGCTTTGGAACGACTGGCCTCCCACGCCCCGGACGAGCCCAGCAACGAAGAACCCAACAAAAAACCTAAAGGTTGA